A segment of the Acidimicrobiales bacterium genome:
GGGGTCGACGAGGTACGACTCGGGGATGCCGGCCACGCCGTACTCGAGGGCGATCCGCCCGTCGGGATCGGTGACGGCGGGCCAGTCGCCGCCCTCCTCGGCGAAGAAGGCGCGGACCTCGTCGGGCTGGTCGTCGAACACCACGCTGACCACCTCGGCGTCGCCGCCCTCGGCCGCCTGGCGGTTCGTGAACGCCACCAGCTCGGGGTGCTCCTGGCGACACGGCACGCACCAGGTGGCGAAGAAGTTCACGATCACCCAGCGGCCGGTCTCGTCGGCCAGCGAGAAGGGCTGCCCGTCGACGGTCGAACCCTCGATGAGCGGGGCCGGCTCGCCGAGCAGGGGGCTGTCGGCGCTGACCCCCGAGCCGGGGTCGCGGGTGGCGAGCACCGCCACGAAGGCGAGCAGGCCGACCAGCACGGTGAGCGCCACCCAGGGGGCGAACCGGCGCCGGCGGGGCTCGGCGCGGACCTCGGGCCGGGTCACGGCGCGGTGCCCCGCAGGGCGTGGACCGGCTCGGGTGACGGCTCGTCGGCCGGCACACGGCCGGCCGGGCGGTGCTCGGGCACCGGTGCCGACACGGGATCGGTGGGGCGGCGTCGACGTCCGGGCCAGGCCGCGAGCAGCGTGCCCAGCGCCATCAGCCCGCCGCCGACCCACAGCCACACCGTGAGCGGCATGACCAGCACGCCGATCACGGCCTCGCCCGCCGGGTCGTCGGGGGCCGCGACCAGGGTGAGGTAGATGTCCTCGGTGAGCCCGGTCCGCACCGACGGCACGCCGATCGACTGCGTCGCGAACGGGAACTGCTGCAGCGCCGGTGCGAAGATCCGCCCGTCGTCGAGCTGCACCCGGGCCTTCAGGGCGGTCTTCTCCGGGTACTCGATGGTCTCCACGCCCAGGTACGTGACGCGGTGGCCGGCCAGCTCGGCCGACTCGCCGGGGCTCAGGCGGAACTCGGCCTCGTGGGCGAACGAGCTGCTGGCCGCGAAGGCCACGGCGATCACGACCACACCGAGGTGCACGACCATGCCACCGTTGGCCCGCCCGAGGAACCCCTGCAGCCCCTGGCGGCGGGTCGCCAGCACGAGCTGGCGGACCGCGGCGCCGCCGGCCACCCCGGCCAGGAAGAAGGCGAGCAGCGGCGCGAGGCCCCTCGCCCCCAGCACCACGGCCAGCACCAGCACGCCCGCACCGCTCCACGCGGGCCAGATCAGGCGGTGGCGGAGCAGCTCGCCCGACGCCTTGCGCCACGGCAGCACCGGGGCGACGGCCATCAGGGTGAGGATCGCCAGGCCGAGCGGCATGGTCATGCGGTCGAAGTAGGGCCGGCCCACCGAGATCCGGTCGCCGTTGAAGGCCTCGATCAGCAGGGGGAACACCGTCCCCAGGAGGATCACGAACGCGAACGCGGCGAACAGGATGTTGTTGGCGAGGAAGGCGCCCTCGCGAGACAGCGGGGAGTCGATGGTGCCGGGCGAGCGGAGCCGGTCGCCCCGCCAGCCGATCAGCCCGACGCTCACCACCACGATCAGGGTGAAGAAGGCCAGCAGCGACGGGCCGATGTCGCTCTCGCTGAAGGCGTGGACCGAGTCGATGACCCCGGAGCGGGTGAGGAACGTGCCCAGGATCGTGAGCGCGAAGGTGGCGCACAGGAGCGAGAGGTTCCACACGCGGAGCATCCCCCGGCGCTCCTGCACCAGCACCGAGTGCAGGTACGCCGTGCCGGTGAGCCAGGGGAGGAACGAGGCGTTCTCGACGGGATCCCAACCCCAGTAGCCGCCCCAGCCGAGCACCTCGTAGCTCCACCACGCCCCGAGGACGATGCCGACGGTGAGGAAGCCCCAGGCCACGAGGGTCCACCGGCGGGTCTCCAGCAGCCAGCCCTCGCCCAGCCGCCCGGTGACCAGCGCGGCGATGGCGAAGGCGAACGGCACGCTGAACCCGACGTAGCCGAGGTAGAGCATCGGCGGGTGGAAGGCCATCAGCACGTGGTTCTGCAGGAGCGGGTTGGGGCCGGGCCCGTCGGCGGGGACGGCGCCGGCCACCTCGGTGAACGGGTTCGCGGGGCCGCTCATCAGCCAGAAGAAGAAGGCGGCGATCACGAACAGGGTGAGCAGCGCCCACCCCACCATGGGGTCGGTGAGCCGGGTCCGGAACCGGCGCACGACCAGGCCGAGATAGCCCGCCAGCACGACCGCCCACAGGATGATCGAGCCCTCGAGGGCGGCCCACAGGGTCGCGACCTTGAACAGGAGGGGCGTGCGGGTGCTCGAGTGCTCGGCCACGTACGTGAGCGAGAAGTCGTCGGTGAGGAGCGCCCGCTCCATGGCGAACACGGCGAGCAGCGCGCCCAGGCCGATCAGCAGCGCGTACACGCCGGCCATGCCGACGAGGCGGGGGCGGTGGCGCACCAGGCCGTAGGCCAGGGTCACCGCACCCACGAGGGACCCGGCCAGCCCGAGCGTGATCCCGGCGGTGCCGAGCGCAGCGTTCACGGGGCGGCGCTCAGGGCGCGCCGGTGGGCACGCGGTCGGGGTTCTCGGCCTTGTACTGCTCGGAGTGGCGGACCATCATCCGGTCGCTGGCGAACACGTCGCCGTCCCAGCGACCCTCGAGCACCACGGGGATCCCCGGCTCGAACAGCTCGGGTGGGTCGCCGCGGTGGACGACGCGTGCGGTGACGCCGTTCCACTCGAGGTCGAAGGCCACGCCGTCGGCGGCCTGGTCCTCCTCGACGTCCGAGACGATGCCCTGCAGGCGGAAGCGCCGGTCGCCGAGGTCGTCGCGCTGGGCGACCGCCTCGTCGACGTTGCGGAAGTAGAGGGTGGCGTTCCCCAGGCCCTGGAAGAGCACGAGCCCGAGCGCGCCGAGCACCACCGCCAGGGCGATGCCGACCTGGACCTGGCGACGCCGGCTCCGGGGCCGCCCCGGCCCGCGAGGGGACCCATCGCCGAGGGTGCGGGGGGTCAGGTCCACGGCAGCTCCTCGGCCGGGACGCGGCGAGCCAGCGCCCGGCCCCGGGCGAGCAACCAGATGGTGTAGACGGCCAGGACGCCGAACACCGTGGCGTAGCCGGCGACGACGTAGCCGACGAAGCTCACGGCGCGCTCCCCGCCGGCCCGACCAGGGCCCCGTCGGCGGCGGCCTCGGCCCGACGCTCGGCGATGGCCCGCTCGAGACCCTCGTCGTCGACTCGGTCCTCGAGCCAGGCGAGCCGGTAGCGGTGCACCATCAGCCACACGTACAGGAGCGTGAACACCACGAGCCCGAGGAAGAGGGTGAACAGCATGAGGTCGTCGATCGTCGGATCGAGGTCGAGCCGGGCGAGGGTGGGCTCCTGGTGCAGGGTGCGCCACCACAGCACCGACATGTGCACGATCGGCACGTTCACGAAGGCCAC
Coding sequences within it:
- a CDS encoding heme lyase CcmF/NrfE family subunit; translation: MNAALGTAGITLGLAGSLVGAVTLAYGLVRHRPRLVGMAGVYALLIGLGALLAVFAMERALLTDDFSLTYVAEHSSTRTPLLFKVATLWAALEGSIILWAVVLAGYLGLVVRRFRTRLTDPMVGWALLTLFVIAAFFFWLMSGPANPFTEVAGAVPADGPGPNPLLQNHVLMAFHPPMLYLGYVGFSVPFAFAIAALVTGRLGEGWLLETRRWTLVAWGFLTVGIVLGAWWSYEVLGWGGYWGWDPVENASFLPWLTGTAYLHSVLVQERRGMLRVWNLSLLCATFALTILGTFLTRSGVIDSVHAFSESDIGPSLLAFFTLIVVVSVGLIGWRGDRLRSPGTIDSPLSREGAFLANNILFAAFAFVILLGTVFPLLIEAFNGDRISVGRPYFDRMTMPLGLAILTLMAVAPVLPWRKASGELLRHRLIWPAWSGAGVLVLAVVLGARGLAPLLAFFLAGVAGGAAVRQLVLATRRQGLQGFLGRANGGMVVHLGVVVIAVAFAASSSFAHEAEFRLSPGESAELAGHRVTYLGVETIEYPEKTALKARVQLDDGRIFAPALQQFPFATQSIGVPSVRTGLTEDIYLTLVAAPDDPAGEAVIGVLVMPLTVWLWVGGGLMALGTLLAAWPGRRRRPTDPVSAPVPEHRPAGRVPADEPSPEPVHALRGTAP
- a CDS encoding cytochrome c maturation protein CcmE translates to MDLTPRTLGDGSPRGPGRPRSRRRQVQVGIALAVVLGALGLVLFQGLGNATLYFRNVDEAVAQRDDLGDRRFRLQGIVSDVEEDQAADGVAFDLEWNGVTARVVHRGDPPELFEPGIPVVLEGRWDGDVFASDRMMVRHSEQYKAENPDRVPTGAP
- a CDS encoding TlpA family protein disulfide reductase, coding for MTRPEVRAEPRRRRFAPWVALTVLVGLLAFVAVLATRDPGSGVSADSPLLGEPAPLIEGSTVDGQPFSLADETGRWVIVNFFATWCVPCRQEHPELVAFTNRQAAEGGDAEVVSVVFDDQPDEVRAFFAEEGGDWPAVTDPDGRIALEYGVAGIPESYLVDPNGFVVSKIVGGITSDGLEQLLARARAGDQGGA